The Vicinamibacterales bacterium genome has a window encoding:
- a CDS encoding secondary thiamine-phosphate synthase enzyme YjbQ, which yields MKVFTDYLWFDTKQRQEFVRITDEIASLVKKSGVQDGLALVSAMHITSGVYVNDWESGLIEDFQVWLEKLAPAGLAYKHHQTGEDNADAHLKRTLMGHQVMLPITGGALDLGPWEQVFYAEFDGQRKKRVVVKIMGA from the coding sequence ATGAAGGTCTTCACCGATTACCTGTGGTTCGACACCAAACAGCGCCAGGAATTCGTCCGCATCACCGACGAGATCGCGTCGCTGGTCAAGAAGAGCGGCGTCCAGGACGGCCTGGCGCTCGTCTCGGCGATGCACATCACGTCCGGCGTGTACGTGAACGACTGGGAGAGCGGACTGATCGAGGATTTTCAGGTCTGGCTGGAGAAGCTGGCCCCGGCGGGGCTGGCGTACAAGCACCATCAGACGGGTGAAGACAATGCCGACGCCCACCTCAAGCGGACGCTGATGGGGCACCAGGTGATGCTGCCGATCACCGGCGGCGCGCTGGATCTCGGGCCATGGGAGCAGGTGTTCTACGCCGAGTTCGACGGCCAGCGGAAGAAGC
- the tsaD gene encoding tRNA (adenosine(37)-N6)-threonylcarbamoyltransferase complex transferase subunit TsaD, producing MNLLAIETSCDETAAAVIAETADAARPWMLLSNVVASQAAIHREWGGVVPELASRQHLRDICGVVEQALADAKVGFDDLGAIAVTQGPGLVGSLLVGVSFAKSLAWSYGLPLVPVHHLAGHIESLVLAHGELPLPAAVLVVSGGHTSLYFIREPGRYELIGRTRDDAAGEAYDKVAKLLGLGYPGGPIIDRLAKQGNDRAYAFPVSRMTHADRNRPAPTAPAGLLPPSIERRVDFSFSGVKTAVLRVVKEKRGSRSEDRGADDPRTSNLDPRTSILDPRDVSDIAASFQRAVVDALLDRTFEAARWLGARSLGISGGVSANSRLRADAEARGARLGLPVFVPPLSLSTDNAAMIGAAGLRRLRAGTTAPWTLNAEASLPL from the coding sequence ATGAATCTGCTCGCCATCGAAACCTCGTGTGACGAGACCGCGGCGGCGGTGATCGCCGAAACGGCGGATGCCGCGCGTCCCTGGATGCTGCTGTCGAACGTCGTCGCGTCGCAGGCCGCCATCCACCGCGAGTGGGGCGGCGTCGTCCCCGAGCTGGCATCGCGGCAGCACCTGCGGGACATCTGCGGCGTCGTCGAGCAGGCGCTCGCGGACGCCAAGGTCGGATTCGACGATCTGGGGGCGATTGCGGTGACGCAGGGCCCGGGCCTCGTCGGCTCGCTGCTCGTCGGCGTCTCCTTCGCCAAATCGCTGGCGTGGAGCTACGGCCTTCCCCTCGTGCCCGTGCATCACCTCGCCGGGCACATCGAGTCGCTGGTCCTCGCCCACGGCGAGCTGCCATTGCCCGCGGCCGTGCTCGTCGTGTCGGGCGGGCACACCAGTCTGTATTTCATCCGCGAGCCGGGGCGTTACGAGCTGATCGGCCGCACCCGCGACGACGCGGCCGGGGAGGCGTACGACAAGGTGGCGAAGCTGCTCGGCCTCGGCTATCCCGGCGGACCGATCATCGACAGGCTGGCGAAGCAGGGCAACGATCGCGCCTACGCGTTTCCCGTCTCGCGGATGACGCACGCCGATCGCAATCGGCCGGCGCCGACCGCCCCCGCCGGCCTGCTCCCGCCGTCGATCGAACGCCGGGTGGATTTCAGCTTCAGCGGGGTGAAGACGGCGGTCCTGCGCGTGGTGAAGGAGAAGCGAGGTTCGAGGAGCGAGGATCGAGGGGCGGACGATCCTCGAACCTCGAACCTCGACCCTCGAACCTCGATCCTCGATCCTCGCGACGTCAGCGATATCGCGGCGAGCTTTCAACGCGCCGTCGTGGACGCGCTCCTCGACCGCACGTTCGAGGCCGCCCGGTGGCTCGGTGCGCGCAGCCTCGGGATCAGCGGCGGCGTATCGGCGAACAGCCGTCTGCGCGCCGACGCCGAGGCGCGCGGCGCCCGACTGGGGCTGCCGGTGTTCGTCCCGCCGCTGTCGCTCTCGACCGACAACGCGGCGATGATCGGCGCCGCCGGACTCCGCCGCCTGCGCGCCGGCACGACGGCCCCGTGGACGCTCAACGCGGAGGCGTCGCTGCCGCTGTAG
- the mtnA gene encoding S-methyl-5-thioribose-1-phosphate isomerase, producing the protein MLPTIDLQDDVIVMVDQRKLPAQEVYVRCRTAPEVAKAIRTMVIRGAPAIGVAAAYGIALGMKRSTAKGTNQYAVEFQKLCDLMAGTRPTAVNLFWAIDRLKTVFAAAAQAGESPDEISARLLREAQAIHDEDVANCRLMGGHGAAIVPDNARVLTHCNAGALATAGYGSALGVIRAAVEQGKRIAVFADETRPFLQGARLTAWELVRDGINTTVITESMAGPLMRAKEIDVVVVGADRIAANGDTANKIGTYTVAVLAHEHGVPFYVAAPLSTIDLATPNGDSIPIEERDQREVSHFGSSRITPDGAHIRNPAFDVTPHRYISGIITERGILRPPYTESLKQAFSALAGA; encoded by the coding sequence ATGCTCCCGACCATCGATCTCCAGGATGACGTGATCGTCATGGTGGACCAGCGCAAGCTGCCCGCCCAGGAAGTGTACGTGCGCTGCCGCACCGCGCCCGAGGTCGCCAAGGCGATCCGCACGATGGTGATCCGCGGCGCTCCGGCCATCGGCGTGGCCGCGGCCTACGGCATCGCCCTCGGGATGAAGCGGTCGACCGCCAAGGGCACCAATCAATACGCGGTCGAGTTCCAGAAGCTGTGCGACTTGATGGCGGGCACCCGTCCGACGGCGGTCAACCTGTTCTGGGCGATCGATCGCCTCAAGACCGTCTTCGCGGCCGCCGCGCAGGCGGGCGAGTCACCGGACGAGATTTCCGCGCGGCTGCTGCGCGAGGCGCAGGCGATTCACGACGAAGACGTGGCGAACTGCCGGCTGATGGGCGGCCACGGGGCGGCGATCGTGCCCGACAACGCGCGGGTGCTGACCCACTGCAATGCCGGCGCGCTCGCCACCGCCGGGTACGGCTCGGCGCTCGGCGTCATCCGCGCCGCCGTGGAGCAGGGGAAGCGGATCGCGGTGTTCGCCGACGAGACGCGGCCGTTCCTCCAGGGCGCGCGGCTCACCGCGTGGGAGCTGGTCCGCGACGGCATCAATACCACGGTGATCACCGAGAGCATGGCGGGGCCGCTCATGCGCGCGAAGGAGATCGACGTCGTCGTGGTGGGCGCCGATCGCATTGCCGCCAACGGCGATACCGCCAACAAGATCGGCACCTACACGGTTGCCGTGCTCGCGCACGAGCACGGGGTGCCGTTCTACGTCGCCGCGCCGCTGTCGACGATCGATCTCGCGACGCCGAACGGCGACTCGATTCCGATCGAGGAGCGGGATCAGCGCGAGGTCAGCCATTTCGGCTCGTCGCGCATCACGCCGGACGGCGCGCACATCCGCAATCCGGCCTTCGACGTGACGCCGCATCGCTACATCAGCGGTATCATCACCGAGCGCGGCATCCTGCGTCCGCCGTACACGGAGTCGCTGAAGCAGGCGTTCTCGGCGCTCGCCGGCGCCTGA
- a CDS encoding cytidine deaminase — protein sequence MPDSDGTRPDRERRVGPADRRSGGERRAGARRSGFDRRGESAWEPIVIDGAGEPAGDAASLVAAAIDARTRARAHFSNFQVGAALETETGQVVTGCNVENATYGLTMCAERVALYKALSDGHAVFTRIAVVADTADPTPPCGSCRQLLWEYCGDVEVVLANLSEITRRVRLSELLPLPFDARLLE from the coding sequence TTGCCCGACTCTGACGGCACCCGTCCCGATCGCGAACGCCGCGTCGGTCCCGCCGACCGGCGCAGCGGCGGCGAGCGCCGCGCCGGCGCCCGGCGTTCCGGATTCGACCGCCGCGGCGAATCCGCCTGGGAACCCATCGTCATCGACGGCGCCGGCGAGCCGGCCGGGGACGCCGCGTCATTGGTGGCCGCCGCGATCGACGCGCGGACCCGCGCCCGCGCGCATTTCTCGAATTTCCAGGTCGGCGCCGCGCTCGAAACCGAGACCGGCCAGGTCGTCACCGGCTGCAACGTCGAGAACGCGACCTACGGACTGACCATGTGCGCCGAGCGCGTGGCGCTCTACAAGGCGCTCTCCGACGGACACGCCGTCTTTACCCGCATCGCGGTGGTGGCGGACACGGCGGACCCGACGCCGCCCTGCGGGTCCTGCCGACAGCTCCTCTGGGAGTACTGCGGTGACGTCGAGGTGGTGCTCGCCAACCTCTCTGAAATCACGCGCCGGGTGCGGCTGTCGGAACTGCTGCCGTTGCCCTTCGACGCGCGCCTGCTGGAATAG
- a CDS encoding purine-nucleoside phosphorylase encodes MGDERDVMTYLQQVDAATAAVRSRCGDAPADVAIVLGSGLGEFANRLQDAVAAPYGDLPHWPASKVIGHEGRLVIGRLGGRRVAALSGRAHFYEGHDLRTVTFAARVMARLGVKVLILTNAAGGINVQLTPGTLMVIDDHINLLGSNPLVGANEDAFGVRFPDMTEVYSKRLRGIADAVARDQGLPIGHGVYVAVHGPSYETPAEIRFLRTIGADAVGMSTVPEAIVARHMGVEVLGISCISNAAAGVLPQPLNHDEVMAVARQVRDAFASLLEGIIARL; translated from the coding sequence ATGGGCGATGAACGGGACGTGATGACGTATCTGCAGCAGGTGGATGCCGCGACCGCGGCGGTGCGGAGCCGGTGCGGCGACGCCCCCGCCGACGTCGCGATCGTGCTGGGGTCGGGCCTCGGCGAGTTCGCCAATCGCCTGCAGGATGCCGTCGCCGCACCCTACGGGGATCTGCCGCATTGGCCGGCGTCGAAGGTGATCGGGCACGAGGGACGCCTCGTGATCGGCCGTCTCGGCGGCCGGCGCGTCGCCGCACTCTCGGGCCGCGCGCACTTCTACGAGGGGCACGACCTGCGGACGGTCACGTTCGCCGCGCGGGTGATGGCCCGGCTCGGCGTCAAGGTGCTGATCCTGACCAACGCCGCCGGCGGCATCAACGTGCAGCTCACCCCCGGCACGCTGATGGTGATCGACGATCACATCAACCTGCTCGGCAGCAATCCGCTCGTCGGCGCCAACGAGGACGCCTTCGGCGTCCGCTTCCCGGACATGACCGAGGTGTATTCGAAGCGGCTGCGCGGCATCGCCGATGCGGTCGCGCGCGACCAGGGGCTGCCGATCGGGCACGGCGTCTACGTCGCCGTCCATGGGCCGAGCTACGAGACCCCCGCCGAAATCCGGTTCCTGCGGACGATCGGCGCGGACGCCGTGGGCATGTCCACAGTGCCGGAGGCGATCGTCGCGCGTCACATGGGGGTCGAGGTGCTGGGAATCTCGTGCATCAGCAACGCCGCGGCGGGTGTGCTGCCGCAGCCGCTCAACCACGACGAAGTCATGGCGGTGGCGCGCCAGGTGCGCGACGCCTTCGCCTCGCTGCTGGAGGGGATCATTGCCCGACTCTGA
- a CDS encoding nucleoside transporter C-terminal domain-containing protein — translation MTSSEHPVHGELAYQPPRRQPFDRRDFVVIGSAVLAGAIVAAAANGLSLPRLQPLVGVILIMTIAYCFSTNRRAIDRRTVAWGLALQIVFALIVLKTTAGRVVFQQLAAIINKLLDFAFVGSGMVFGPLGNKEVWPRIMTNVLGPEGAQYGVVFAFQVLPTIIFIAALFAILYYFGIMQLVVRFFAVMMRRVMRASGAESLNVAASIFMGQTEAPLTIRPFIPKMTESELMTIMTAGMAHISGGIMAAYILFGIRAEHLLTAVIMTAPGTLMMAKMFVPETQLPETMGTVRLEVERTDVNVIDAAGRGTSEGLALALNVGAMLISFLALVALVNALLGLANLSLEQIFGWVFSPIAWAMGVPWHDAATVGNLLGTRMALNEFIAYAKLGPMAGTLDPKSFTIATFALCGFANFSSIGIQIGGIGALAPSRRHDLARLGLRAMFAGTLANFMTATIAGFLL, via the coding sequence ATGACGTCGTCGGAGCACCCGGTTCACGGCGAGCTGGCGTACCAGCCGCCCAGGCGGCAGCCGTTCGACCGGCGGGATTTCGTCGTGATCGGCAGCGCCGTCCTCGCCGGTGCGATCGTCGCGGCGGCCGCCAACGGCCTCAGCCTGCCGCGGCTGCAGCCGCTCGTCGGCGTCATCCTCATCATGACGATCGCCTACTGTTTCTCGACCAACCGTCGTGCGATCGACCGCCGGACGGTGGCATGGGGGCTCGCGCTGCAGATCGTCTTCGCGCTGATCGTGCTGAAGACCACCGCCGGCCGGGTGGTGTTCCAGCAGCTCGCGGCGATCATCAACAAGCTGCTCGACTTCGCCTTCGTGGGATCGGGGATGGTCTTCGGCCCGCTCGGCAACAAGGAAGTCTGGCCGCGGATCATGACCAACGTGCTGGGTCCCGAAGGGGCTCAGTACGGCGTGGTCTTCGCCTTCCAGGTGCTGCCCACCATCATCTTCATCGCGGCCCTGTTCGCCATCCTCTATTACTTCGGCATCATGCAGCTCGTCGTCCGCTTCTTCGCCGTCATGATGCGGCGGGTGATGCGGGCGAGCGGCGCCGAGTCGCTGAACGTCGCGGCCAGCATCTTCATGGGGCAGACGGAAGCGCCGCTGACCATCCGGCCGTTCATCCCGAAGATGACCGAGTCGGAGCTGATGACGATCATGACCGCCGGCATGGCCCACATCTCCGGCGGCATCATGGCCGCGTACATCCTGTTCGGCATCAGGGCCGAACACCTGCTGACGGCGGTCATCATGACCGCGCCCGGCACGCTGATGATGGCCAAGATGTTCGTGCCCGAGACGCAGCTGCCCGAGACGATGGGGACGGTGCGGCTCGAGGTGGAGCGCACCGATGTCAACGTCATCGACGCCGCCGGCCGCGGCACCAGCGAAGGGCTGGCGCTCGCGCTCAACGTCGGCGCGATGCTGATCTCGTTTCTCGCGCTGGTCGCGCTGGTCAACGCGCTGCTCGGGCTCGCCAACCTCAGCCTCGAACAGATCTTCGGCTGGGTCTTCTCGCCGATCGCCTGGGCGATGGGGGTGCCGTGGCATGACGCCGCCACCGTGGGCAACCTGCTCGGCACGCGCATGGCGCTCAACGAGTTCATCGCCTACGCCAAGCTGGGCCCGATGGCGGGCACCCTGGATCCGAAATCGTTCACGATCGCGACGTTCGCGTTGTGCGGGTTTGCCAATTTCAGTTCGATCGGCATCCAGATCGGCGGCATCGGCGCGCTGGCGCCGTCGCGCCGCCACGATCTCGCCCGGCTCGGGCTGCGCGCCATGTTTGCCGGGACGCTGGCCAACTTCATGACCGCGACCATTGCCGGATTCCTGCTGTGA